The proteins below come from a single Streptomyces spongiicola genomic window:
- a CDS encoding PadR family transcriptional regulator: MPPVFAHGRLRLYLLKLLDEAPRHGYEVIRLLEERFQGLYAPSAGTVYPRLAKLEAEGLVTHATEGGRKVYSITDAGREELAGRGGELADLELEIRESVSELAAEIRDDVRGAAGKLRSEMRAAATESRSATGPDAADDAWQATKEEMRRAKQEWKEQARRAKDESRRAREEAQTARRQAREAQDRARDEVQRIARQVQDQVQGHFARGDWPAGVREGLSELTAQLGGLASRGAAGQRQQAKPGPAGEEPRWAKNTAESGDPARDLERLLDRFRDDIRDAARDHGVTSAQLAEARRHLSTAAAHISALLRVGG, translated from the coding sequence ATGCCCCCCGTATTCGCCCATGGCCGGCTGCGCCTGTACCTGCTGAAGCTCCTCGACGAGGCGCCGCGCCACGGGTACGAGGTCATCCGCCTGCTGGAGGAGCGCTTCCAGGGGCTCTACGCGCCCTCCGCCGGCACCGTCTACCCCCGCCTGGCCAAGCTGGAGGCCGAGGGACTGGTCACCCACGCCACCGAGGGCGGCCGCAAGGTGTACTCCATCACCGACGCCGGCCGTGAGGAACTCGCCGGCCGCGGCGGGGAGCTGGCCGACCTCGAACTCGAGATCCGCGAGTCCGTCTCGGAACTGGCCGCGGAGATCCGCGACGACGTGCGCGGCGCCGCCGGCAAGCTGCGCAGCGAGATGCGCGCCGCGGCGACGGAGAGCCGTAGCGCCACCGGCCCGGACGCCGCCGACGACGCCTGGCAGGCGACGAAGGAGGAGATGCGCCGCGCGAAGCAGGAGTGGAAGGAGCAGGCGCGCCGGGCCAAGGACGAGTCCCGCCGGGCCCGTGAGGAGGCTCAGACCGCGCGCCGCCAGGCCAGGGAGGCTCAGGACCGGGCGCGGGACGAGGTCCAGCGGATCGCCCGCCAGGTCCAGGACCAGGTCCAGGGGCACTTCGCCCGTGGCGACTGGCCGGCGGGCGTACGGGAGGGGCTCTCCGAACTCACCGCGCAACTGGGGGGACTGGCCTCACGGGGCGCGGCGGGTCAGCGGCAGCAGGCCAAGCCCGGCCCGGCGGGCGAGGAGCCCCGGTGGGCGAAGAACACGGCGGAGTCCGGTGACCCGGCGCGCGACCTCGAGCGGCTTCTGGACCGCTTCCGGGACGACATCCGGGACGCGGCCCGCGACCACGGGGTGACCTCGGCGCAGCTCGCCGAGGCCCGCCGCCATCTGTCGACGGCGGCCGCGCACATCTCGGCGCTGCTGCGCGTGGGCGGCTGA
- a CDS encoding DUF4097 family beta strand repeat-containing protein gives MPDSTWEVAEPTKLAFDEPVKSLSVRIVDGTVNIVGTDEGSARLEVSEIDGPPLVVTRTGATVSVAYQDLPWKGFLKLLDRRERQRHAVVSLAVPAEASVEVGVVGAGAVVSGIRGRTNVRGVTGDTTLVGLSGTVRAETVSGSLEAQAVTGDLRFHSVSGDLTVIEGAGSSVQADSVSGDMAIDLDGAPTDIRLTSVSGEVAIRLPHPADARVEANTASGAVSNAFEGLRVSGQWGAKKITGTLGAGSGSLRATTVSGSIALLRRPPRAGEPYEDETGKVL, from the coding sequence ATGCCCGACTCGACATGGGAAGTCGCCGAGCCGACCAAGCTCGCCTTCGACGAGCCCGTGAAGTCCCTCAGCGTGCGCATCGTCGACGGGACGGTGAACATCGTCGGCACCGACGAGGGTTCCGCCCGGCTGGAGGTCTCCGAGATCGACGGCCCGCCGCTGGTCGTCACGAGGACCGGCGCCACGGTCAGCGTCGCCTACCAGGACCTTCCCTGGAAGGGCTTCCTCAAGCTGCTCGACCGCAGGGAACGGCAACGGCACGCGGTGGTGTCCCTCGCGGTGCCCGCCGAGGCGTCCGTCGAGGTCGGTGTCGTGGGCGCCGGTGCGGTCGTCTCCGGCATCCGCGGCCGCACGAACGTACGGGGCGTCACCGGCGACACCACGCTCGTGGGGCTCTCCGGCACCGTCCGGGCCGAGACCGTCTCCGGCAGCCTGGAGGCCCAGGCCGTCACCGGCGACCTGCGCTTCCACTCCGTCTCCGGCGATCTGACCGTGATCGAGGGCGCGGGATCGTCCGTGCAGGCCGACTCCGTGAGCGGCGACATGGCGATCGACCTCGACGGAGCGCCCACGGACATCCGCCTCACCAGCGTCTCCGGTGAGGTCGCCATCCGGCTGCCGCACCCCGCGGACGCGCGCGTCGAGGCCAACACCGCGAGCGGCGCGGTCTCGAACGCCTTCGAGGGCCTCCGCGTCAGCGGCCAGTGGGGCGCCAAGAAGATCACCGGCACTCTCGGTGCGGGCAGCGGTTCCCTGCGCGCCACCACCGTGTCCGGGTCGATCGCCCTCCTGCGCCGCCCGCCCCGCGCGGGCGAACCGTACGAGGACGAGACGGGAAAGGTGCTCTGA
- a CDS encoding DUF6104 family protein produces the protein MYFTDRGIEELEKRRGEEEITFEWLAEQLRTFVDLNPDFEVPVERLATWLARLEDDEDDEE, from the coding sequence ATGTACTTCACCGACCGTGGCATCGAGGAGCTGGAGAAGCGGCGCGGCGAGGAGGAGATCACCTTCGAGTGGCTCGCCGAGCAGCTGCGTACGTTCGTCGATCTCAACCCGGACTTCGAGGTCCCGGTCGAGCGGCTGGCCACCTGGCTGGCGCGGCTCGAAGACGACGAGGACGACGAGGAGTAG
- a CDS encoding multifunctional oxoglutarate decarboxylase/oxoglutarate dehydrogenase thiamine pyrophosphate-binding subunit/dihydrolipoyllysine-residue succinyltransferase subunit: MSSQSPSNSSTSTDPDGQGKNPAAAFGANEWLVDEIYQQYLQDPNSVDRAWWDFFADYKPGGGATGEAAATPPASAGTTAAQTPGTAQAPAPATPVQAPAQAPAAQAPAPQAPAAPAPAAPAKAAAPATAPAPAPAPVKPAASAQPAAAPARPAAKAAGTTEAAGGPEMLPLRGPSAAVAKNMNASLELPTATSVRAVPVKLLFDNRIVINNHLKRARGGKISFTHIIGYAMVQAIKAMPSMNWSYGEKDGKPVLVKPPHVNLGLAIDLVKPNGDRQLVVAAIKKAETMNFFEFWQAYEDIVRRARSNKLTMDDFSGVTVSLTNPGGLGTVHSVPRLMPGQSVIMGVGSMDYPAEFQGTSQDTLNKLGVSKVMTLTSTYDHRVIQGAASGEFLRIVANLLLGEDGFYDDIFEALRIPYEPVRWLKDIDASHDDDVTKAARVFELIHSYRVRGHVMADTDPLEYRQRKHPDLDITEHGLTLWDLEREFAVGGFGGKSMMKLRDILGVLRDSYCRTTGIEFMHIQDPKQRKWIQDRVERPHAKPEREEQLRILRRLNAAEAFETFLQTKYVGQKRFSLEGGESVIPLLDAVIDSAAESRLDEVVIGMAHRGRLNVLANIVGKSYAQIFREFEGNLDPKSMHGSGDVKYHLGAEGTFTGLDGEQIKVSLVANPSHLEAVDPVLEGVVRAKQDIVNKGGTDFTVLPVALHGDAAFAGQGVVAETLNMSQLRGYRTGGTVHVVINNQVGFTAAPESSRSSMYATDVARMIEAPIFHVNGDDPEACVRVARLAFEFRQTFNKDVVIDLICYRRRGHNEGDNPQFTNPQMVNLIDKKRSVRKLYTESLIGRGDITLEEAEQALQDFQGQLEKVFAEVREATSHPAPAQVPDAQAEFPVSVTTAISQEIVKRIAESQVNVPETITVHPRLLPQLQRRAASVEDGTIDWGMGETLAIGSLLMEGTPVRLAGQDTRRGTFGQRHAVLVDQETNEDHTPLLYLSEDQARYNVYDSLLSEYAAMGFEYGYSLARPESLVMWEAQFGDFVNGAQTVVDEFISSAEQKWGQTSGVTLLLPHGYEGQGPDHSSARPERFLQLCAQNNMTVAMPTLPSNYFHLLRWQVHNPHHKPLIVFTPKSMLRLKAAASKVEEFTTGGFRPVIGDTGVDSGAVNAADVRKVVFCSGKVYYDLDAERQKRGATDTAIIRLERLYPLPGAELQAEIARFPNAEKYLWAQEEPANQGAWPFIALNLIDHLDLAVGADIPHGERLRRISRPHSSSPAVGSAKRHQAEQQQLVDEVFEA, translated from the coding sequence GTGTCGTCTCAGTCCCCCAGTAACTCGAGTACGTCGACCGACCCCGACGGGCAGGGGAAGAACCCCGCTGCCGCGTTCGGGGCCAATGAGTGGCTCGTCGACGAGATCTACCAGCAGTACCTCCAGGACCCGAACTCCGTCGACCGCGCCTGGTGGGACTTCTTCGCCGACTACAAGCCGGGCGGCGGGGCCACCGGCGAGGCCGCGGCGACGCCGCCGGCCTCGGCGGGCACGACGGCCGCGCAGACGCCGGGCACCGCACAGGCTCCGGCGCCCGCGACCCCCGTGCAGGCCCCCGCACAGGCTCCCGCCGCACAGGCACCCGCCCCGCAGGCCCCCGCCGCACCGGCACCGGCCGCACCGGCGAAGGCCGCGGCACCGGCCACCGCACCGGCACCGGCACCGGCACCGGTGAAGCCCGCCGCTTCCGCGCAGCCCGCCGCCGCTCCGGCCAGGCCCGCCGCGAAGGCGGCCGGCACCACCGAGGCGGCCGGCGGCCCGGAGATGCTGCCGCTGCGCGGCCCCTCCGCCGCCGTGGCGAAGAACATGAACGCCTCGCTGGAGCTGCCGACGGCCACGTCCGTCCGCGCCGTCCCGGTGAAGCTGCTCTTCGACAACCGGATCGTGATCAACAACCATCTGAAGCGCGCCCGGGGCGGGAAGATCTCCTTCACGCACATCATCGGGTACGCGATGGTGCAGGCGATCAAGGCCATGCCGTCGATGAACTGGTCGTACGGCGAGAAGGACGGCAAGCCGGTCCTGGTCAAGCCCCCGCACGTGAACCTCGGCCTCGCCATCGACCTGGTGAAGCCCAACGGCGACCGGCAGCTCGTCGTCGCGGCCATCAAGAAGGCCGAGACCATGAACTTCTTCGAGTTCTGGCAGGCCTACGAGGACATCGTCCGCCGCGCCCGCAGCAACAAGCTGACGATGGACGACTTCAGCGGCGTCACCGTCTCGCTGACCAACCCCGGCGGCCTCGGCACCGTGCACTCCGTGCCGCGGCTGATGCCCGGACAGTCGGTGATCATGGGTGTCGGCTCCATGGACTACCCGGCCGAGTTCCAGGGCACCTCCCAGGACACCCTGAACAAGCTGGGCGTCTCCAAGGTCATGACCCTGACCTCGACCTACGACCACCGGGTGATCCAGGGCGCCGCGTCAGGCGAGTTCCTGCGGATCGTCGCCAACCTCCTCCTCGGCGAGGACGGCTTCTACGACGACATCTTCGAGGCGCTGCGCATCCCCTACGAGCCGGTCCGCTGGCTCAAGGACATCGACGCCTCGCACGACGACGACGTCACCAAGGCCGCCCGGGTCTTCGAGCTGATCCACTCCTACCGGGTCCGCGGCCACGTCATGGCCGACACCGACCCGCTGGAGTACCGCCAGCGCAAGCACCCCGACCTCGACATCACCGAGCACGGGCTCACCCTGTGGGACCTGGAGCGCGAGTTCGCCGTCGGCGGCTTCGGCGGCAAGTCGATGATGAAGCTCCGCGACATCCTCGGCGTGCTGCGCGACTCGTACTGCCGCACCACCGGCATCGAGTTCATGCACATCCAGGACCCGAAGCAGCGCAAGTGGATCCAGGACCGGGTGGAGCGCCCGCACGCCAAGCCGGAGCGCGAGGAGCAGCTGCGCATCCTGCGCCGGCTGAACGCCGCCGAGGCCTTCGAGACCTTCCTCCAGACCAAGTACGTCGGCCAGAAGCGCTTCTCGCTGGAGGGCGGGGAGTCCGTCATCCCGCTGCTCGACGCGGTCATCGACTCGGCCGCCGAGTCCCGCCTCGACGAGGTCGTCATCGGCATGGCCCACCGCGGCCGGCTGAACGTCCTGGCGAACATCGTCGGCAAGTCGTACGCGCAGATCTTCCGCGAGTTCGAGGGCAACCTCGACCCGAAGTCGATGCACGGCTCCGGCGACGTGAAGTACCACCTCGGCGCCGAGGGCACCTTCACCGGCCTGGACGGCGAGCAGATCAAGGTGTCGCTGGTCGCCAACCCGTCCCACCTGGAGGCCGTCGACCCGGTCCTGGAGGGCGTCGTCCGCGCCAAGCAGGACATCGTCAACAAGGGCGGCACGGACTTCACCGTCCTGCCGGTCGCCCTGCACGGCGACGCGGCCTTCGCCGGACAGGGCGTCGTCGCCGAGACCCTGAACATGTCGCAGCTGCGCGGGTACCGCACCGGCGGCACGGTCCACGTCGTCATCAACAACCAGGTCGGCTTCACCGCCGCCCCGGAGTCGTCGCGCTCGTCGATGTACGCGACCGACGTGGCCCGCATGATCGAGGCGCCGATCTTCCATGTGAACGGCGACGACCCGGAGGCGTGCGTCCGGGTGGCGCGGCTCGCCTTCGAGTTCCGCCAGACGTTCAACAAGGACGTCGTGATCGACCTCATCTGCTACCGCCGCCGCGGTCACAACGAGGGCGACAACCCGCAGTTCACCAACCCGCAGATGGTGAACCTGATCGACAAGAAGCGCTCGGTGCGCAAGCTCTACACCGAGTCGCTCATCGGTCGCGGCGACATCACGCTGGAAGAGGCCGAGCAGGCGCTGCAGGACTTCCAGGGCCAGCTGGAGAAGGTCTTCGCGGAGGTCCGCGAGGCCACCAGCCACCCGGCCCCGGCCCAGGTCCCCGACGCCCAGGCCGAGTTCCCCGTGTCCGTCACCACGGCGATCTCCCAGGAGATCGTCAAGCGGATCGCCGAGTCGCAGGTCAACGTCCCCGAAACCATCACCGTCCACCCGCGGCTGCTGCCGCAGCTGCAGCGCCGCGCGGCCTCGGTCGAGGACGGCACGATCGACTGGGGCATGGGCGAGACCCTCGCCATCGGCTCGCTGCTGATGGAGGGCACCCCGGTCCGGCTCGCCGGCCAGGACACCCGCCGGGGCACCTTCGGCCAGCGCCATGCGGTGCTGGTGGACCAGGAGACCAACGAGGACCACACCCCGCTGCTCTACCTGTCCGAGGACCAGGCCCGCTACAACGTCTACGACTCGCTGCTCAGCGAGTACGCGGCGATGGGCTTCGAGTACGGCTACTCGCTGGCCCGCCCCGAGTCGCTGGTCATGTGGGAGGCCCAGTTCGGCGACTTCGTCAACGGCGCCCAGACCGTCGTCGACGAGTTCATCTCCTCGGCCGAGCAGAAGTGGGGCCAGACCTCCGGCGTCACGCTGCTGCTGCCGCACGGCTACGAGGGCCAGGGCCCGGACCACAGCTCCGCCCGCCCGGAGCGCTTCCTCCAGCTGTGCGCCCAGAACAACATGACGGTCGCGATGCCGACCCTGCCGTCGAACTACTTCCACCTGCTGCGCTGGCAGGTCCACAACCCGCACCACAAGCCGCTGATCGTCTTCACCCCGAAGTCGATGCTGCGTCTGAAGGCCGCGGCGTCCAAGGTGGAGGAGTTCACCACCGGCGGCTTCCGCCCGGTCATCGGGGACACCGGGGTGGACTCGGGAGCGGTGAACGCCGCCGACGTCCGCAAGGTCGTCTTCTGCTCCGGCAAGGTCTACTACGACCTCGACGCCGAGCGGCAGAAGCGCGGTGCCACCGACACGGCGATCATCCGCCTGGAGCGCCTGTACCCGCTGCCGGGTGCCGAACTGCAGGCCGAGATCGCCAGGTTCCCGAACGCCGAGAAGTACCTCTGGGCTCAGGAGGAGCCGGCGAACCAGGGTGCCTGGCCGTTCATCGCACTCAACCTGATCGACCATCTGGACCTGGCGGTCGGCGCGGACATCCCGCACGGCGAGCGCCTGCGCCGCATCTCCCGCCCCCACTCGTCGTCCCCTGCGGTGGGCTCGGCGAAGCGGCACCAGGCGGAGCAGCAGCAGCTGGTCGACGAGGTCTTCGAGGCCTGA